CAGATTCAACATCGTCACGCAGACTGTCTTGTTAATCCCCGCTACTTTAACGGAGCATGAATATAATTCGTTAATAACGAGGACTTTGAGAATTTTAGCTTCAAATGGAAGTCTCTTTGCTCCTGGGAAAATTTTGACTTTcagagtaaattaaatttagaaacgAGAACGAACTGACAATGGAAATATGAttcatttcatattttaaacgttatttgttattttactttaatggaAACGATAGCTCACGTTAATGGaaacgaaaatattaagtatgcCGGCGGATCTTTATTTAATGCTCACTACGCAGCGCAGTATGTTCCGCGTTATAGATAAATCAGCCGATTTCGGATCGATATCACAACGATGCCGTAACGATACAACGAATCATTGACCGCGATTTTATCTTCTGCATTTCCAAATATCCGACTCGCGGCCTCCCGATAATAATTGGCGATCAGGCAGTTTATTCGCCGCGCGAACACGAGAACGGCTCGTAATCGCGCTCACGCTCCGAAAACGCGCGGCTTAAACGTCCACAATGGACCGTTGATTAACGGCGGATTCGTCGAACGATGTAAAAACTTGATAAACGAAGCATAATCGCGAACACGGGCTACGGCTTTGCGCCGTTCGATATTACACGATTTCCGTAatgatttatgaatattaatcgaACGATATGTCTCCCCTCTTCATCCTCTGTCCCCTTGGATGTTTGAATCGCGCACAATTGAGCGCTGTCAACGCGCTCTGATCGCGAAATTAAACTGGACAAAATGTGTGTATCGGGTGTGCTCCCGCACCAGTTTAAATAGCGATGTTGACAAGCGCTTGCGTCGATGCGCCGTGCGCAACCTTTAGAGATAACGTTTCGCGACGCGAagctaataatatttattacatcgcTGTAAAACATTAGTACACGCCGAAAGCTATTAGAGAATCACACGCGCGTCTCTTTTTAcgcgatataaattatttaaaaaaatatattgacaaATCTTTCGGAACAAGATTATTCTTGGACAGATCCTTATTATTTCCAGTTTTATAAGTATAGATCTACTCTCTTGGAATTTTTAAAGTGCGCGTCGCTGTgcgcttttattttgttgtagtGCTCAGGCTAAGCTAAATTACTGCTGTCAGTAGATTCTGGATGGGGTTTTTGCCcgttttctgaaataaaagcTACGCTGCTACAAAGCACTCAAGATTATTAGAAAGCGTGCCGTGCGCTTACAAAGTGTGCTATCGTCTTTTTCTTGCCCCGCTGCAGAGATCGAAGGGATCCCCATGTCGCGAAAGCTTCGGTCGATCATCGTCCTTTCTTCGTTCGACAAGAACTTCGTGATTAAAGAATCGATCGAATAAAGAACCCATGTCACATTTATGGTGTGCTATGATTATCGAGCTTAAAGTTTGCTGCAAGTTAATTATTGTACGGCaacaatttatgaatttatccTCCGCAAACTCTCCAAGCACAGTCTGTTGTGCCATTAAATCATTaactttgtattataatattaaattatgtatattatgtataatatgagATATGTAatacgaataataattatttatgatgatTGGTATATTCATGAGTAACTGGAATTTCGGTGAGTTTGCTCGatgttaaaatttgatttgcaTTATTCCACAATTATACGAAATTCTTCTACAGCGTCACTCTCGCGCCGCGTAATATACGGTCGTAGTTTCTCTCCCCGTAAAGTCATATAAGTACACGGTGCGGAGGGGTGGTGTCGTGCATAGTATCATGCGCCATCGCCATGCCGAGGTTTCGGTTGAATTTCACCAAACAATGCAGCGGTTAATGCCAATGACACATACGCGTCATCTCGAGTGCGCGAGAGTTGGTGCAAGTGCCGGGATTCGGCGCTGAGATGGGACAATGCGAAATCTCTATCGTGACGTCATACCTGCACCGCGACATAGCTCATATAAGCGAATCTAGGAACGCGACCCATCTACAGCCGCGGCTTTTCAACCCTTTATTACCCCGATGCGAAGCTTGCATAGGTTAACCGTAATATCGCCGTATATATGGATCTAAATATTCTCGACGatgaaattatacattttatatacaatatttaccgtcagaaattaattatatataattgttctTCAGTTTAATTTATACAGTCTAATTTATACCtttatattgcgatatatttAAACACTGTTATCAATTCtaattgaattttgtttaTGTAACTGAGTTGTACAAGttgcaatttaattctataatttctaaataggAAAAATACACTCTCGTTTCAATGTGAAAGCTGTATATAAGCTTCCAATTTCGCGCAAAATGATTGGCTTTATTTTCACTCGAGTTACAGAACGTAATCCTTCCATTTTGCAAATAAGCCGCGCTTTAAAGCTGCATGAAGATAGTGAATACAGTCGGATCCAGGTGCAGTAAAACGATCGCGACCGAAAACCCGCCCAGATCTGTAGAATCGATTTCAATAGCCGACTACCAAAAACCTGACTTTGCATTCGCACAGCGTGTTAGGTGCGCGCGGCACGACAGTTGCGACACCACTGTTTTCCTCGTTCCGTTCTTCAGCGCCGGCAACCACGTCGCTCCCGCCGGGATAGATAGATTTTGTTTGGCTTTCAGCCGGCAACGCTAATGCCAATAACACGGTCGTGTCATCTCGAGAGCTCCAGCTGGCGCAGGTGCCAGATGCAGGACGAACCAGGACAAAACGAATCTCTCCATGGCGACGTCACTCTCATCGAGAGGACGTCAACCCGCGATCGGTTAATACATCAAAGCTTCCGTAAAATGACCCGAAAAGCCGCGTTATCAGCTCGGCCTATCCGATTGCGCAAATACTTTCCCTTCctccgttaaaaaaaaaaaaagctgcaCCAGACTTTTACTGatgtcaaaatattacaaaatgatgaaaaagattttaacgtgtaaatcttttgtatttttttttttttttttttttttcgagacgTCAATCGCTGTTCTACCTGACGaaattttcttgatttattaATCCCAATAGATTTTGCTCGAATTAATCTTGAAATGTCCATTTTTGAAAGAGTGACTTGAAAAATGAACATATCACGacctgaaaaatttttcgcgCAATTATAATTGGGAcggataaaaaatgtattctgcAAAAGCATTATCTTCGGCCAgaagtaaaagataaaatatgcaaaatgagGTGAGAATCCGATAGCTTTCACCGCGTTAGCACGATCGATTTCACCGGTGTGGCGACGGAAGTAATTTCATCGGATATTAAAGGACAGAAGTTAATTATTCCGTTGGCGTTTATATTCGATACGTATTTTATGAGCCGCGTTAACGGCAAGCTGAAATTTTGATGGGCAACTCATTAACCTTTTCACAGGTGTGTAACATCGTTACACCTCGGAGGCATTTTTAAAAGCCTTGTCACGTTAAAACCTGATAAACAGTGGTAAACAATACGTGACTCGCGATGTTGTGTGATCGCTTCTGTGTGATGATTAATTTATCGCGTACACAACGCGCGGAATTATTTATGTGCATTTCCAATTTGATAAAGTTGCGGCATCTCGTTGAGCCGGCTCGCTTTAGTCGGGTGAAACCCCTTTGACTTTTTTTAAACCATTGGAATATCaattacgaataaaatatatcatttcgcGAATATCGCTCGTTGCGCGGTTTTTGCCAGTTTCCAAAGTTAATTAGGGTCAATCGGATGTAAATGCTACTCAAGAGGATGCAGTCGATGAAATTGCATTAACCATTTATATATTAGCTTCGTCTGCGTTTTCCACGTGCGGTAGAATCATTCGAGCGTAATTTATCGCGTGCGTTAAATACTAATAAAGGTTACACGCGTGGAACTTGCAATTTCTGCAAGAAACAATAAGTCAAATTTCGAGCGAATTTAATTTGCCCGCTCCAGTCTGCGTGTCATTCGCCTCGTGTAACAGTAAAAGTTCAACGGCAGATGAGTGAGAGTAATAAACAAAACAagctttctatttatttattaaacgatGTATTATGCAGACCGCAGGCAACGCCATTGGGTAGATAAATTTCGCAGGGCAGCAACGCCTGATATTGACAGCGGatctatatatatctataatattagtTCCTCATAGCCATGTcctatgtatgtatatatatatatatatatatatatatgtgtgtatgtatgtgtgtgtgtgtgtgtgtgtgtgtgtgtgctttATTTGATCCGCAATAATGCAAAATCTGTGCATCTCGCGCTTCTTATCACGAATAACGAACTTTTTCCACGTtgtatttctgcaaaataaatacTCTATACGTGTTTCTTTCATCAACTGACTGCACACGCAAGATTTCACACGGATTTTGTTATACGTTATTGTGATGAAAAGCGCCctgaaaaagttaatattctTTCAGTTGTGcgataattaaagaaaaccCAAGTGTATTAAAGTAACAAATAAACCTTTCGTTTCAGGTTTCCTGGGTGAGGCACCGAGATATACACCTGCTAACGGTTGGTCGTTACACCTATACGAGCGACCAGCGTTTCGAGGCACTACACTCTCCTCATACGGAGGACTGGACCTTGAGGATACGATATCCTCAGCGGAAGGACTCCGGGACTTATGAGTGCCAAATATCAACGACCCCGCCCATCGGCCACCACGTGTACCTAACAATAGTCGGtgagcaaataaaaatgtttcacaaCACTAATCTAGTTCTGCAATAAGAAACTGAAATCCGAAAATTCGTATGTGTGATCAGGGAATATTATATCACCATTATGCTCGCTAACGATCTTATGAATTTCGCGAACCTCCAATTTTCCTTAAGATAGAGTTTTcatttcgataaaatacgatttcaaagttttgaaattgtattttattttattagaagacatatttatttggaaagatataaattttctagttGCGAAATTGACGGATATAATATTACTTCGAAAGTTTTCCATAGCTGAAGAAAGTACAACTGCTACAGATGTTTTGTAAACACCATTTAATTAACTGATATATATGAAGTggaatttttgtttacaattaatctgattaattaaaattttggaaatctcTTGTTTAATCTTGTTActacataatttaaatatacggAGCCGAAatctttccaattttttatctctgttcagcaaaaatttaattgaataccATATGCATTATCttctttagatttttaattctctgaatcctaaattaaaatttaaaaaaacttaacaCGTTCTCTCTTGCCATTGTAAGTATACATTTGGTGCTCTGCGCACTTCAAAGTGAAGCGTGAATATATGAGGTCGTATATTCTTGAAGATTTACCGTTAATGACTGTCGTGATACTTTGAACAGGCTGAGAGAGGACTTATCGACGCGTCTTGACCCAAAAGCTCACCCTACAACGTAGAATGAACTCGGTGCTTTAtatcgcgcgataaaaatattgaatatatagcGAGATTTGTATCACCACGCTACGGTCGTTTAACCGACCCGCCTGCACGATCGTTAAGTAGCTGCAAGCCGTTCAAGACTACCGTCCTATTTGTTTCAGAGCCGGTAACTGTTATAAACGGTGCGCCAGAACTCTTCGTCAATAAGGGCAGCACCATCAACCTGACATGCGTCGTGAGATACGCTCCCGAGCCACCCCCAACGATGACTTGGAGTCATAATTCGGAGGTGAGTGCCGTGCTCCCGCGAATGAAACGCGAATATGAGAGATGACAGATTTCTCGCAGAATTAAAAagctgaaatttttttaacaattcggctctaaatttatttgtattgaaatttttataataagatcCAATTAAAgctctgataaaaaaaaagagattaaatttccagctttataatttgaatataattactttttatttatgagacTGTGTGTGGATTTTATGTGCATGCGACGATATGATTAGCGTGCAAAAcagatgaattaaaataaatttaaatttgcggAATTTGCTTCTCCGTAATCGGGGATTAGTTTTGAAATTCCCATAAATGTCTACTCGCGGAATCCTCGGCTTAGTGTTCTATCTCCGACTTTCCGCAATTTATCTCACGGCGAGTCGCGTAACGATGCTCTTTACCACGTCGAGCAACACAGGCACGCATGATTAATACGGTCTGTTGACGCGTATTTTCTTTGCGACGTGGAAATGCATTCCGCTTTTAATACCACTTTGTGTAACAAAAGTTATTGTAAACACGCGTCTCACGGGACACAAAGAACGCATTATACCGCGGGACCCATTAATATTGACGAActcgttaaaataattttgcgacATAACGTTCGTGGCATCGCATCACGTTTTATCACGGTGatgagataattttaaattcccCTCTGCGGGCCAATATTTGCAATTCCACGTTTGATATCGGTCGAGCGGAGATTATTCCGCGCGCGTTAATGAGACGGTCGTACGtgtacgcgccgctcgtattaAAAACTCGTGAAAgcgatcgataaaaaaaaggaaacagTAATTTCTCGGCTGATTGCCGATACATCGGCCGCCGgagatacgcgcgcgcgcacgcgcgcgcgctacaTTCGCCGGCTACGCGGAGCCGGCTTTTACTAGAATGAAACAGCAGGTAACGCAATTTTCGCAAGGTACTATCGCGCACGTTGATCAAAGTAAAACGCGAAATGGAAGATCAGCCACGCGCGCAGGTCGCGCGACAGCCGGGTTACGGaattatttttcgattaatttctcacggtttttttttttaattcgccgataattatttattccgtAATGCAATATTCGGCGAAACGATTGCGCCGTATCGTACGAGACGCAGCGAGTTGGTCTCGTAGAAAAGAGGAGAGAAGCAAAAGAACGGAAGAAGAAAAACGAAAGGGAGAAATGCGGTGGATATTTTACGTTCTGTACGGGGCGTGCCGCTACGTGTCTATCCTCAAAGGGAATACGAAAGAGAAACGTATATACGCGCGCTGCTATTCTTTACCTCGTACCTCGGAGGAAGGTGCCTTTTATCTTCCGCTAAAGGGGCGTCATTGCGTTGTCGGAAAGAGCGGGGATTCCGGAGCGGGGAAAACGTAAGGAAACAGGCGCGGTGTCTTTGAGAGGATGATTGCGGATGAGACGCATACGGCGCCGCGCCTATGTGTTCGATATTAGACGACGCGAATCAAAAGAAGAGTTAGCTTTTATTTCCGGTATTACTTGtttccccccctccccccccccaaGTTATTATCTCGCAGAACATAGTCCGCAGAAGTACAATAGTGTAAAGTTCAAATAAGGTACTTCGTCTCATCTGGATCTCATCGACATGTGAATTACGAGAAGCCTTAGATATTACGCCTTTAATCTCTTCTTAATCATactatattttctaaaaaatttgtgttttttaGCTAATTAAATAGGTGACATGTGACGTTAACTCTTCATCTCTTTTGACTTGTTTGTTGCTATTTGTTAGCAATTTAAtcacaaaataatgttttgcaatattgttataattgcgaatatttcattacatctgtaaacttaatatttgttattacagcTGTTGCATATTTATGTtgattgtacattattttagTTTGTTCTCAATTAAACGTTGCACACGTAatgttattgatttttcaaagaaaatatggatatattgtgatattttttgtacagatCATCAATTTCGACTCGCCGCGTGGCGGTATCAGTCTGGTCACTGAAAAAGGTCCCGAGACAACGAGTCGTTTGATGATTCAGAAAGCCGTGCCGAGCGACTCCGGGGTTTACCGGTGCGAGCCGAGCAATGCGAATCCCAGTAGCATAAAGGTGCACGTTGTTAACGGTgagttgaaaaatttactgCGTGTACACCCTGCATCGTATTactataaaacaattatttcgtTGAATCCGTATTTTCGCGCGGTGACCtgttttttcctctttttttttccaattttttatggTACTGTCGGCgcgtaactttttttccaattttgaaCCAGCATTTTGCGGGCTTCCggtaaattggaaaaaaaattcgagatCCAAACGGTTTTGCCGCAATTACAACGAATCGAGAGAAATAGCACCCGCTGTGTCTTGCGGTTGAGAGAACTCGCGGAGAACTGCGGAGAAGTAAGTTGATTGACTTCTCTGTAAATATTGCGAGCTCCGAGTCCACCTGGCAAGTCGCGCGTTAAGCCTGAAATCGATGGCTGCGGCGAGTGAATTGCTCGAGCGCAGAATAGATCTCGCGAAATGTGGCGGATTTCGAGATCTTGTTTTTTTCCCCTTCGTTTTTCTCACACGATGCACTCCGCGAGATACGTCGATTCGCGATGACAAAGCGATTTAGCCTGATTTTTGCACGAAATCTCGCGCAATTTCCGGGTGCATCCGGTTACGagcgaaataaaatcaaatgaaAGCGGATTGTTTTGTCCATATcgaaagaaagagatttttttcgttttgtcCGTAActcgatatatttttgaagCTGGTGGAATTTACGAGCTTTATCTCTCGAGCTTCAAGCAATCAAGCGCACGGTGCGACTTTACGTAAAGCTTACAAGTTGATTGCGCGAATTGTTTTATCGTCTctaaatgttattcttttattcttcctTCCTCTCGTTTGTTTCTTCTCCCATGAGATGGAATCTAtcgctttatttaaaaaaatttaagatatctgagaagatgaaagaaaaaagtttacggAGCAAACGCGGAAAGAtaaagcattattattttttctctacaAACGATGATCTTTATAAACACATTGTTGCATTTTGGAACATATTTGCTGGCCATTTAGGGACTCATCTATAATTCTCTCGTGCCTCACAATGCGTGACAAATGGTCAATGTGCCATAATCAAAGAGCGgacatattaattacaaatttgaaGCACTAACTGAATTTAGAGCAACAGCTGACGGTTTGGCCGGACGGAACGGTCCATCGATATGAACTAGTATGCGTATGGCGGATGATATGTTATCGTCATCATGTAAGCGTCAACCATTCACAGCGTTATTGTTGCGCACGCCGCGTGTACTGTTTTTTCGCTAAATATAACACAATACATCTCCATCGGAATATTTCTGCGTACAACATCATTCGCTCTTCCCCGCGCAAAATGCCGAACAATGGCGCGCTCAAAATTTCACGCCATTCGAATATTTCGTTTATTACCATCTCGTCCCTTTGTCCTATTAAAACTGGCGGCGTAAATCACAGAAAGCATTCAAACTCATCTCGTATCGATAGCTTCAATTTAGCTTGTCGTCTGAACTGATTAAACGTCCGGTGCATTATTAGTTTCAGACTTGCGAGGAATTTGTATCGGTTTTCGATGGAGTCGGTATTTGCTAGTTTCCGAGGTTACACCACAAGTTAACTActtaagttttatataataatatcgtaGAGGTGGTAATACGTGTGGCTTTTCATGTTCCGAACTTCCCTTGTGacacgtaaataaaattagatcaagtaaaataataatcccGATACACATGACATTTTGTGTTTTACGTttaacgcattttttttttttttttttttttttcatgtgtACTTTTAATTTAGGTATTGAACGTCATCGTAAAGATGGATCTTGCATACAGAATGAAATCTAATTTGTTTGCAATCGCTTCGCTTCCATCGAGACCGCCGTGTCGAATCGATGAAAATTTCTGTTTCAGAGGAACATCCAGCCGCGATGCACCACGGGGATGGAAGCTCGTCTTACAGCAAGACACGGCcgatttgttttataattttagtgatAGCtaatgtaatgtttatataagGCGAGAAGAGTACGGAAACACACACTTACCCGACACGATAAAACATGAAAGGCGCGATCGCCGAGAGAATCGCGGATTGCCTATTTAACGTCGTTAACGTTTCTTgggtaaaaatatttgtgcagGGTAAAACCGAACATTTTACcatttacattaaaagaaaagaagaaaaaaacctTCCGTGACCAAAAGAGTTTTCAAATATCAGCACGGCACAATAATCGGT
This DNA window, taken from Linepithema humile isolate Giens D197 chromosome 7, Lhum_UNIL_v1.0, whole genome shotgun sequence, encodes the following:
- the LOC105670036 gene encoding zwei Ig domain protein zig-8 isoform X1; the protein is MRRCAFKLLESQERRRCVFVSLLITLAKLEEERKREGKKNEKSYIKLYPLCSVTLFIYLTVHQFTCTRLASVGGIASCLRNFRTDFLEEWPTPGTGPHFDTSMQSNFTGLVGKTVHLVCKVKNLGNRTVSWVRHRDIHLLTVGRYTYTSDQRFEALHSPHTEDWTLRIRYPQRKDSGTYECQISTTPPIGHHVYLTIVEPVTVINGAPELFVNKGSTINLTCVVRYAPEPPPTMTWSHNSEIINFDSPRGGISLVTEKGPETTSRLMIQKAVPSDSGVYRCEPSNANPSSIKVHVVNEEHPAAMHHGDGSSSYSKTRPICFIILVIANVMFI
- the LOC105670036 gene encoding zwei Ig domain protein zig-8 isoform X3, with the translated sequence MQSNFTGLVGKTVHLVCKVKNLGNRTVSWVRHRDIHLLTVGRYTYTSDQRFEALHSPHTEDWTLRIRYPQRKDSGTYECQISTTPPIGHHVYLTIVEPVTVINGAPELFVNKGSTINLTCVVRYAPEPPPTMTWSHNSEIINFDSPRGGISLVTEKGPETTSRLMIQKAVPSDSGVYRCEPSNANPSSIKVHVVNEEHPAAMHHGDGSSSYSKTRPICFIILVIANVMFI
- the LOC105670036 gene encoding zwei Ig domain protein zig-8 isoform X2, coding for MSTSLPTLVCFIICFGGIASCLRNFRTDFLEEWPTPGTGPHFDTSMQSNFTGLVGKTVHLVCKVKNLGNRTVSWVRHRDIHLLTVGRYTYTSDQRFEALHSPHTEDWTLRIRYPQRKDSGTYECQISTTPPIGHHVYLTIVEPVTVINGAPELFVNKGSTINLTCVVRYAPEPPPTMTWSHNSEIINFDSPRGGISLVTEKGPETTSRLMIQKAVPSDSGVYRCEPSNANPSSIKVHVVNEEHPAAMHHGDGSSSYSKTRPICFIILVIANVMFI